The following proteins are co-located in the Mesorhizobium australicum WSM2073 genome:
- a CDS encoding carbohydrate ABC transporter permease, whose protein sequence is MSAATTPARQASGMNVKIVNRIVIYGLLALFALFYLMPLFVMLVTSFKTMDEIQNGNMLALPKAPTFDPWLKAWGETCVGLTCAGIKGYFWNSIKMVVPAVLISTMLGALNGYVLTKWRFRGATLVFGLMLFACFIPFQSVLLPMATILGSLGRFGVTLQNTVGTSFGLGNPTVNLVFVHVVYGIGFTTLFFRNYYEAFPTELVKAAQVDGASFFQIFRRIMLPNSMPIFVVTVIYQFTNIWNDFLFASAYAGTGDAMPMTVALNNVVNTSTGVVEYNVNMAAAMIAALPTLLVYVLAGRYFVRGLMAGAVKG, encoded by the coding sequence ATGAGCGCCGCGACCACTCCCGCTCGCCAGGCCAGCGGCATGAACGTCAAGATCGTCAACCGCATCGTCATCTACGGGCTTCTGGCGCTGTTCGCGCTGTTCTACCTGATGCCGCTGTTCGTCATGCTGGTGACCTCGTTCAAGACCATGGACGAGATCCAGAACGGCAACATGCTGGCGCTGCCAAAGGCGCCGACCTTCGACCCCTGGCTGAAGGCCTGGGGTGAGACCTGCGTAGGCCTCACCTGCGCCGGCATCAAGGGCTATTTCTGGAACTCCATAAAGATGGTGGTTCCGGCCGTGCTGATCTCGACCATGCTCGGTGCGCTCAATGGCTACGTGCTGACCAAATGGCGTTTTCGCGGCGCGACCCTGGTATTCGGGCTGATGCTGTTTGCCTGCTTCATCCCGTTCCAGTCGGTACTGCTGCCGATGGCGACGATCCTGGGCAGCCTCGGCCGGTTCGGCGTGACGCTGCAGAACACGGTCGGAACCAGCTTCGGCCTCGGCAACCCGACGGTGAACCTGGTGTTCGTCCACGTCGTCTACGGCATCGGCTTCACCACGCTGTTCTTCCGCAACTATTACGAGGCGTTCCCGACCGAACTGGTCAAGGCCGCGCAGGTCGACGGCGCCTCTTTCTTCCAGATCTTTCGGCGCATCATGCTGCCGAATTCGATGCCGATCTTCGTCGTCACCGTCATCTATCAGTTCACGAACATCTGGAACGACTTCCTGTTCGCCTCCGCCTATGCCGGCACCGGCGACGCCATGCCGATGACGGTGGCGCTCAACAACGTCGTCAACACCTCGACAGGCGTCGTCGAATACAACGTCAACATGGCGGCCGCGATGATCGCGGCACTGCCCACCCTTCTCGTCTACGTGCTCGCCGGCCGCTATTTCGTGCGTGGCCTGATGGCGGGCGCGGTCAAAGGATAA